Proteins from a genomic interval of Paenibacillus lentus:
- the cmpA gene encoding cortex morphogenetic protein CmpA → MPNWLSNQMMRAFHKKDRRQIRLLNDCWFFYYNRRNTNNETSKVQ, encoded by the coding sequence TTGCCCAATTGGCTCAGCAACCAAATGATGCGTGCATTCCATAAAAAAGACCGGCGTCAAATTCGGCTGCTTAACGATTGCTGGTTTTTTTACTACAATCGCCGTAATACGAATAATGAAACTAGCAAGGTTCAGTAG
- a CDS encoding XTP/dITP diphosphatase, translating to MNKKDSVLIVATRNQGKVREFAHALDFLGKPVKSMFDYPNVPEVVEDGETFAENARKKAKVVGDFLGQAVLADDSGLCVDKLEGAPGVHSARYAGEGASDEDNNEKLLGELERLQLGEDTEQPLLSTARFVCHLALYDPKTGEFTEASGTVEGWITSEPAGGGGFGYDPLFYLPEYEKTLAELTVSEKQAISHRGAALRQLAGKLNDMNK from the coding sequence ATGAATAAAAAGGATTCTGTTCTTATCGTAGCTACGCGAAATCAGGGCAAAGTGAGAGAATTTGCTCATGCACTCGATTTTTTAGGTAAGCCCGTTAAGAGTATGTTTGATTACCCAAATGTTCCTGAAGTAGTGGAGGATGGCGAGACATTTGCGGAGAACGCCCGTAAGAAGGCAAAGGTGGTAGGGGACTTCCTGGGCCAAGCAGTGCTTGCTGACGACTCAGGACTTTGCGTAGACAAGCTGGAGGGGGCGCCAGGCGTCCATTCAGCTCGCTATGCCGGTGAAGGAGCTTCTGACGAGGACAATAATGAGAAGCTGCTAGGCGAATTAGAGCGTTTGCAGCTTGGGGAAGATACGGAGCAGCCCCTGCTGAGTACGGCTCGCTTTGTTTGTCACCTCGCACTTTATGACCCGAAGACGGGAGAGTTTACAGAGGCCTCCGGAACGGTGGAAGGCTGGATAACCTCTGAACCGGCTGGCGGAGGAGGCTTTGGATATGATCCTCTTTTTTACCTTCCGGAGTACGAGAAGACGCTTGCTGAGCTGACGGTATCGGAGAAGCAGGCGATAAGTCATCGCGGAGCAGCACTGAGGCAATTAGCGGGGAAGTTAAACGACATGAATAAATAA